From the genome of Meriones unguiculatus strain TT.TT164.6M chromosome X unlocalized genomic scaffold, Bangor_MerUng_6.1 ChrX_unordered_Scaffold_30, whole genome shotgun sequence, one region includes:
- the LOC110543330 gene encoding melanoma-associated antigen B3-like: MPRGQKSKLQAQKKHQQARCEAQARRDAQETAEETSEAVEDSAATQIQPKHESSSTPKAPQKTTPSADSDENSSEESEQSKEREYPPEANLYTTILHQELLARKVVELLQYLLHNYNLKQLTTKEEMLKVITKQLEKDFPEILRKASKKLEDTFAVEVREVNSSKPSYDLISKLKLPNNGRIRAGKGLPKTGFLMSILGIIFVRGNCVSEEDMWEILKNRQVYPGKKHPTFGEPRKLLTKYLVKLNYLEYRQVANSNPPRYEFLWGSQAHAETSKMKVLEYLAKTNKTTPHVISVL, encoded by the coding sequence ATGCCTAGAGGTCAGAAGAGTAAGCTCCAAGCTCAGAAGAAACACCAGCAGGCCCGATGTGAGGCTCAGGCTCGTAGAGATGCTCAAGAAACAGCAGAAGAAACATCAGAGGCAGTAGAAGACTCTGCTGCCACCCAGATCCAGCCTAAGCATGAGTCTTCCAGCACACCCAAGGCACCTCAGAAAACAACACCATCCGCTGATTCAGATGAAAATTCCAGTGAGGAAAGTGAGCAAAGTAAGGAAAGGGAATACCCTCCAGAGGCCAACTTATACACTACCATTCTGCATCAAGAACTGTTAGCAAGAAAGGTGGTGGAGCTCTTACAGTACCTGCTCCACAACTACAATTTGAAGCAGCTTACTACCAAGGAAGAAATGCTGAAGGTTATCACCAAGCAGTTGGAAAAAGACTTTCCTGAGATTCTCAGGAAAGCCTCCAAGAAGCTCGAAGATACTTTTGCAGTGGAAGTGAGGGAAGTCAACTCCAGTAAGCCCTCATATGACCTCATCAGCAAGCTGAAGCTCCCAAACAATGGGAGGATTCGTGCTGGCAAAGGATTACCCAAGACTGGTTTCCTGATGAGTATCCTGGGCATCATCTTTGTTAGGGGCAATTGTGTCAGTGAAGAAGACATGTGGGAAATCCTGAAGAACAGACAAGTCTATCCAGGGAAGAAGCACCCCACCTTTGGTGAGCCTCGGAAGCTCCTGACCAAGTATTTGGTGAAGCTGAACTACCTGGAGTACCGGCAGGTGGCCAACAGCAATCCTCCACGCTATGAGTTCCTGTGGGGTTCCCAGGCCCATGCTGAAACAAGCAAAATGAAAGTACTGGAATATTTGGCCAAGACCAACAAAACAACACCTCATGTCATCTCTGTCCTTTAA